The following proteins are co-located in the Pyrobaculum calidifontis JCM 11548 genome:
- a CDS encoding 2-oxoacid:ferredoxin oxidoreductase subunit beta has product MATVVQTRRTPADYRWVRPPEWCPGCGHFGVLQAVYNAFAELDLDPSRVVLVSGIGCSSRLPHFVKTTSVHAIHGRAIPYAMGIKLANPSLEVVVVGGDGDLMAIGGNHLLHMGRRNIDMTVILMDNSVYGLTRGQAGPTLPAGIKVKAIPKANPQSEINPLLLALTAGFTFIARGYSYDIKYTTKLIVEAIRHKGSAFVQIYSPCVTYNNVMTREWYEKRIYKLEEADPTWDPVVHDEKEVDIKIRKALDKIVERDRLPLGIFYKNELVPTFEERYEAIYDPHYRKLPPAIQPIEVDGRPVVDLEKLLADRIL; this is encoded by the coding sequence ATGGCCACTGTGGTTCAAACAAGGCGTACGCCCGCCGACTACCGCTGGGTGAGGCCCCCCGAGTGGTGCCCCGGCTGTGGACACTTCGGCGTTTTACAAGCCGTCTACAACGCGTTCGCCGAGCTGGACCTAGACCCCTCCAGAGTCGTCCTAGTCTCTGGCATTGGGTGCTCCTCGAGACTCCCTCACTTTGTAAAAACCACCAGCGTCCACGCCATCCACGGCCGCGCCATCCCCTACGCCATGGGGATAAAGCTGGCCAACCCGTCGCTGGAGGTGGTGGTGGTAGGCGGCGACGGCGACTTAATGGCCATAGGCGGAAACCACCTACTCCACATGGGCAGACGCAACATAGACATGACCGTCATATTGATGGACAACTCGGTCTACGGACTCACGAGGGGTCAAGCAGGGCCGACACTGCCCGCGGGGATAAAGGTAAAGGCGATACCCAAGGCAAACCCCCAGTCGGAGATAAACCCGCTCCTCCTCGCCTTAACCGCCGGCTTCACGTTCATAGCCAGGGGCTACTCCTACGACATAAAATACACCACCAAGCTGATAGTAGAAGCCATAAGGCACAAGGGGTCAGCCTTTGTCCAAATATACAGCCCCTGCGTCACCTACAACAACGTCATGACAAGAGAGTGGTACGAGAAGAGGATATACAAGCTGGAGGAGGCCGACCCCACCTGGGACCCCGTGGTACACGACGAAAAAGAGGTAGACATAAAGATACGCAAGGCGCTGGACAAAATCGTGGAGAGAGACAGACTCCCACTCGGCATATTCTACAAAAACGAGCTCGTCCCAACCTTCGAAGAGCGGTACGAGGCCATATACGACCCACACTATAGGAAGCTACCCCCCGCCATACAGCCCATCGAAGTAGACGGACGGCCAGTAGTAGACCTAGAGAAGCTACTGGCCGACAGAATTCTATAA
- a CDS encoding GNAT family N-acetyltransferase codes for MYLDYVEITGVYSVVGEFYKQVSQESMRLRFLHLVSDVSYVYKYLWSRGCQTFLVYRDNESVGVVDVTPCGDGAEVAIVIADRHQGKGIGTAVVFDFADRLRRMGFRYAFAYVSPDNYRVLAIAKRLGAQVKCRDLCVVKYEFYRGAAEACV; via the coding sequence GTGTACCTCGACTATGTCGAAATCACAGGAGTTTACTCAGTAGTAGGCGAGTTCTATAAACAAGTGTCTCAGGAAAGCATGCGACTTAGGTTTCTCCACTTGGTATCAGACGTCTCGTACGTGTACAAGTACTTGTGGAGTAGGGGATGTCAGACCTTTCTAGTTTACAGAGACAACGAGAGCGTCGGCGTTGTCGACGTCACTCCGTGTGGCGACGGAGCTGAGGTGGCTATTGTAATCGCCGATAGGCACCAAGGCAAGGGGATTGGGACAGCCGTTGTTTTCGACTTTGCGGATAGGCTTAGGCGTATGGGGTTTAGATACGCGTTTGCATATGTTTCTCCAGATAATTATAGGGTGCTGGCTATTGCGAAAAGGCTGGGCGCCCAGGTGAAGTGTAGAGACTTGTGCGTTGTGAAGTACGAGTTTTACAGAGGCGCGGCTGAGGCCTGCGTGTAG
- a CDS encoding 2-oxoacid:acceptor oxidoreductase family protein: MKIRFLIGGPQGRGVETASFMFIYGVGAAGYYIYARREFWSNIAGGRHSYVVGTISESWPAPAPGNTVDMALTFDGHAVLEHVFHLRRGSYLVYNTEEETKTPDSYNMMSKALAERLKKFAKERGFEPTVGNFVKYLRENGVEAVGVPYNKSITEIGRKIGVTSPVMLARFVNTFVVALGMSLLGLGEEYVARGVEFALGKKAEVIEQNRRVAVEAMRLVDKRIATLQPRRVEVKRVFWNGNEAAAYGKIAGGVRFVSYYPITPATDDAMTFERLIPFPVRKDAGELAALERVGAVAFQAEDELSAIAVTTGAAIAGARAATATSGPGFSLMAEALSMAGMMEVGVVVTLWMRAGPSTGQATRQAQEELLPATFIGHGEYPKIVYASGDLEEVFYDSVKVFNWAEKYRVPVIHLVDKNLSNTFTVMPLPDFSKVRIDAVKPVVFPQTKEAEAYPLDSLVPPRLLPGVSNAVFHLNSLEHDPEGDPEEDPVIVARMFERRMAKMKLIDEEIPPEDKLAYFGPPDAEVVIVGWGSVKPAVLSALEELRDAAFLYVKMLYPFPAPLVKKHLEGKKTLFIENNYLAQLALASRMFAGIEPTAVAVKFNGRPVTTDDVVDAYKRFKAGEKIIKIETDL; encoded by the coding sequence ATGAAAATAAGATTTTTAATAGGCGGGCCGCAAGGCAGAGGAGTTGAAACCGCGTCTTTTATGTTTATATACGGCGTGGGCGCCGCTGGATACTACATATACGCGCGGCGCGAGTTCTGGAGCAACATAGCTGGGGGACGCCACAGCTATGTGGTAGGCACAATCTCCGAGAGTTGGCCAGCCCCCGCGCCCGGCAACACAGTGGACATGGCCCTCACCTTCGACGGCCACGCCGTCTTGGAACACGTGTTCCACCTGAGGCGGGGGAGCTACCTCGTGTATAACACCGAAGAGGAGACCAAGACGCCGGACAGCTACAACATGATGTCTAAGGCCCTTGCCGAACGGCTTAAGAAATTTGCAAAAGAGAGGGGCTTCGAGCCCACCGTAGGCAACTTTGTAAAATACTTGAGGGAAAACGGCGTAGAAGCCGTGGGAGTGCCCTACAACAAGTCAATTACCGAAATCGGGAGAAAGATAGGCGTCACTTCGCCCGTCATGTTGGCACGCTTCGTCAACACCTTCGTCGTGGCCCTCGGCATGAGCCTCCTGGGGCTGGGGGAGGAGTATGTGGCCAGAGGCGTGGAGTTCGCCCTAGGCAAAAAGGCCGAGGTAATTGAACAGAACAGGAGAGTCGCCGTAGAGGCCATGAGACTTGTGGACAAGAGAATTGCGACACTCCAGCCCAGGAGAGTCGAAGTGAAGAGGGTATTTTGGAACGGCAACGAGGCCGCTGCCTACGGCAAAATTGCGGGAGGCGTCAGATTTGTCTCATACTACCCCATTACCCCAGCCACCGACGACGCAATGACCTTTGAGCGACTTATCCCATTCCCAGTGAGAAAAGACGCAGGCGAGCTAGCCGCCTTGGAAAGAGTGGGCGCCGTTGCCTTCCAAGCAGAAGACGAGCTGAGCGCAATCGCGGTGACAACGGGGGCCGCCATCGCCGGCGCTAGGGCGGCCACGGCCACCTCCGGCCCCGGCTTCAGCCTCATGGCCGAGGCCCTCTCCATGGCAGGCATGATGGAAGTAGGCGTGGTGGTGACGCTCTGGATGCGGGCAGGGCCTAGCACAGGCCAGGCGACGAGGCAAGCCCAGGAGGAGTTGCTACCGGCGACTTTTATAGGCCACGGCGAGTATCCCAAGATTGTCTACGCCAGCGGGGACTTGGAGGAGGTCTTCTACGACAGCGTCAAGGTCTTTAACTGGGCCGAGAAGTACAGAGTGCCAGTGATACACCTAGTAGACAAAAACCTCTCAAACACCTTCACTGTGATGCCTCTTCCCGACTTCTCCAAAGTGCGCATAGACGCCGTTAAGCCTGTCGTATTTCCTCAAACAAAGGAGGCAGAGGCCTATCCCCTGGACTCGCTTGTGCCCCCCAGGCTTCTCCCCGGCGTCTCAAACGCGGTGTTCCACTTAAACAGCCTCGAACACGACCCCGAAGGAGACCCAGAGGAGGACCCCGTGATTGTTGCCAGAATGTTTGAGAGAAGGATGGCAAAGATGAAGTTGATAGATGAGGAGATACCCCCAGAGGATAAGCTGGCCTACTTTGGGCCCCCCGACGCAGAGGTAGTAATCGTGGGGTGGGGGTCCGTCAAGCCCGCGGTGCTCTCCGCATTGGAGGAGCTGAGAGACGCCGCCTTCCTCTACGTGAAGATGCTTTACCCCTTCCCAGCCCCCCTGGTCAAGAAGCACCTGGAGGGGAAGAAGACCCTCTTCATTGAGAACAACTACCTCGCCCAGCTTGCTTTGGCGAGCCGCATGTTTGCAGGCATAGAGCCCACAGCAGTTGCTGTTAAGTTCAACGGGAGGCCCGTAACGACAGACGACGTAGTGGATGCCTACAAGAGGTTTAAGGCTGGGGAAAAGATTATTAAAATAGAAACGGACTTGTGA
- the fbp gene encoding fructose-1,6-bisphosphate aldolase/phosphatase: MKVTVSIIKADVGGFPGHAHVHPKMLEYAAAKLREAQRRGVIIDYFVYNVGDDISLLMTHTKGEDNPEIHGLAWETFKEVTEQVAKKYKLYGAGQDLLKDAFSGNIRGLGPQVAEMEFDERPSEPLIAFAADKTEPGAFNLPLYKMFADPFNTAGLVIDPSMHEGFLFEVLDVVEHKVYLLKTPEDAYSLLGLIGTTGRYIVRKVFRRADGAPAAANSVERLSLIAGRYVGKDDPVMMVRAQSGLPAVGEILEAFAHPHLVHGWMRGSHAGPLMPAKFYHIDPEKRIAIGPKMTRFDGPPKVGALGFQLHEGYLEGAVDMFDDPAFDYVRQVAAQIADYIRRMGPFQPHRLPPEEMEYTALPKILAKIKSYPADQYEKQRRKYVEEAIKGTPVEHSQHD, from the coding sequence ATGAAGGTAACTGTATCAATAATAAAGGCCGACGTAGGCGGCTTCCCAGGCCACGCGCATGTGCATCCAAAGATGCTCGAATACGCCGCGGCTAAGCTCAGGGAGGCCCAGAGGCGGGGGGTCATAATTGACTACTTCGTGTACAATGTAGGCGACGACATTTCGCTACTAATGACTCACACCAAGGGCGAAGATAACCCAGAGATACACGGCCTGGCGTGGGAGACGTTTAAAGAGGTGACAGAGCAGGTGGCCAAGAAGTACAAACTCTACGGCGCTGGGCAAGACTTGTTGAAAGACGCCTTCTCTGGCAACATAAGAGGCTTGGGGCCCCAGGTGGCCGAGATGGAGTTCGACGAGAGGCCCAGCGAGCCCTTGATAGCGTTTGCCGCAGACAAGACTGAGCCAGGCGCCTTTAACCTCCCACTGTACAAGATGTTCGCAGACCCGTTCAACACGGCGGGGCTGGTGATAGACCCGTCTATGCACGAGGGCTTCCTATTCGAGGTGTTAGACGTAGTGGAGCACAAAGTCTACTTGCTCAAGACCCCTGAGGATGCGTACTCCCTACTAGGGCTGATAGGGACCACGGGCAGGTACATCGTGAGGAAGGTATTTAGGCGGGCGGACGGCGCGCCGGCAGCCGCCAACAGCGTAGAGAGACTGTCGTTAATAGCCGGGAGGTACGTGGGCAAAGACGACCCAGTGATGATGGTCAGGGCCCAGTCGGGCCTCCCCGCCGTGGGCGAGATACTGGAGGCGTTTGCCCACCCACACCTAGTCCACGGCTGGATGCGCGGCAGCCACGCAGGGCCCCTAATGCCGGCCAAGTTCTACCACATAGACCCCGAGAAGAGGATAGCCATAGGCCCCAAGATGACCAGGTTCGACGGGCCTCCCAAGGTGGGCGCCCTGGGCTTCCAGCTACACGAGGGCTATCTAGAGGGCGCAGTGGACATGTTCGACGACCCAGCCTTCGACTACGTGAGACAGGTAGCCGCGCAAATCGCCGACTACATAAGGCGCATGGGCCCGTTCCAGCCCCACCGCCTGCCGCCTGAGGAGATGGAGTACACAGCCCTCCCCAAGATATTGGCCAAGATAAAGTCTTACCCAGCCGACCAGTACGAGAAGCAGCGGAGGAAGTACGTGGAAGAGGCCATCAAGGGGACCCCCGTCGAGCACTCTCAACACGACTAA
- a CDS encoding MarC family protein → MTPLEFLGLVAQLYAIMNPIGKLAIVGPLAVERPAQIRKVTAVVIVVVYLLTALFALSGSYILAAFGVSLDSFRIAGGLILMVISVTTLTSGSYVGKLEIGEEQAVVPLATPLIVGPGTITALIIMSSQYGAALALAAAMAASTAVAATLIVGIRVVKYVGATPLRLLGRFMSLIIASVAVEMMLAGLRNVACKS, encoded by the coding sequence GTGACGCCCCTGGAATTCCTAGGCCTCGTGGCTCAGCTGTACGCAATAATGAACCCCATTGGGAAATTGGCCATAGTGGGCCCTCTCGCAGTAGAGCGCCCGGCGCAGATTAGGAAAGTGACCGCTGTCGTAATTGTCGTTGTGTACCTCCTGACGGCGTTGTTTGCGCTAAGCGGCAGCTACATACTCGCCGCCTTTGGAGTGAGCCTAGACAGCTTTAGAATTGCGGGAGGCCTAATACTGATGGTAATCTCCGTCACCACTCTGACCTCAGGCTCGTACGTGGGCAAGCTGGAGATCGGCGAGGAGCAGGCGGTGGTGCCGCTGGCCACTCCGCTCATCGTCGGGCCCGGCACTATAACCGCCTTAATCATCATGTCGTCGCAGTACGGCGCTGCACTCGCGCTAGCGGCCGCCATGGCTGCGTCAACGGCCGTAGCCGCCACGTTGATTGTTGGAATTAGAGTTGTGAAATATGTAGGCGCCACGCCGCTTAGGCTACTGGGCAGATTTATGTCGCTTATCATAGCCTCCGTGGCCGTGGAAATGATGCTGGCCGGGCTGAGGAATGTGGCATGCAAATCTTGA
- a CDS encoding YkgJ family cysteine cluster protein, with protein sequence MEFRCVPDCALCCRASPVTVLPHEVYVLQKAAGELGVSVVFTPAYKVADLRSGVRVALSYLMHLDEEGKCPFLEGTRCRVHDIYKPLTCRSFPYLPKVVKYELDPVAKEVRVDVRFVISTLCPVVKRDLSPSDVVKMADVRVAVKYAPREVDVAVSTLEKRMLYARVLSELWRRGLVELDEDKYPFLPVVNGFAFIRRFYPQLTLEKLL encoded by the coding sequence GTGGAGTTTCGGTGCGTGCCTGACTGCGCACTCTGTTGTAGAGCTAGCCCCGTGACTGTCTTGCCGCATGAGGTGTATGTGCTTCAGAAGGCTGCTGGGGAGCTGGGGGTGTCTGTGGTCTTTACCCCGGCTTACAAGGTGGCTGACTTGAGGTCGGGGGTGCGCGTGGCGTTGAGCTACTTGATGCACCTCGACGAGGAGGGTAAGTGCCCCTTCCTCGAGGGGACTAGGTGTAGGGTTCACGACATATATAAGCCGTTGACTTGCCGCTCGTTTCCCTATCTGCCGAAGGTGGTGAAGTACGAGCTTGACCCAGTTGCCAAGGAGGTGAGGGTGGACGTGCGGTTTGTTATTTCTACTCTGTGTCCAGTGGTTAAGAGGGACCTCTCCCCCTCTGATGTGGTTAAGATGGCCGACGTGAGAGTGGCTGTGAAGTATGCGCCGAGGGAGGTGGATGTGGCTGTGTCCACCTTGGAGAAGCGTATGCTTTATGCGAGAGTCTTGTCGGAGCTTTGGCGTAGGGGGCTTGTGGAGCTCGACGAGGATAAGTACCCCTTCCTCCCAGTGGTAAACGGCTTCGCCTTTATACGTAGGTTTTACCCTCAGCTCACCTTGGAAAAACTGTTATAG
- a CDS encoding PaREP1 family protein — MELVKPWRNEAGYMRARLLEASYEAELAAKFLEEGLIRNAAGRAYQAWKALLAALAARARDELAKVYTGMKRLRSGARISEVDWVIAFMPSSRVRPVAQVLARVFGRDVLMYTDVALNLHEYQYNGPDREGVSSRYPSDEYAKEDIERLLKGVEEVKRRVFESPLG, encoded by the coding sequence GTGGAGCTTGTTAAGCCTTGGCGCAACGAGGCTGGGTACATGAGGGCGAGGCTCTTAGAGGCCAGCTATGAGGCTGAGTTGGCGGCTAAATTCTTAGAGGAGGGCCTCATACGCAATGCCGCTGGGAGAGCCTACCAAGCGTGGAAGGCCTTGTTGGCGGCTCTCGCGGCCAGGGCTAGGGACGAGTTAGCCAAGGTCTACACCGGCATGAAGAGACTGAGGAGCGGGGCTAGGATAAGCGAGGTGGACTGGGTCATTGCCTTTATGCCCTCCAGCCGGGTGAGGCCGGTGGCGCAGGTCTTAGCCAGGGTGTTTGGGCGCGATGTCCTAATGTACACAGACGTGGCGCTAAATTTACATGAGTATCAATACAATGGCCCAGATAGAGAGGGCGTATCCAGCCGCTACCCCAGCGACGAGTACGCGAAAGAGGACATAGAGAGGCTATTGAAGGGCGTCGAGGAGGTGAAGAGGAGGGTTTTTGAGTCACCTCTTGGCTAG
- a CDS encoding RimK family alpha-L-glutamate ligase, producing MVALAYDVVREEERALIKAAASLGVGLRLVEIGDVLVLDAWEPDVYLVRTLSHNKGIIFASAVESRGGVAVNSSAALATSWNKALTLTKLLAAGLPVPKSFVLFGKAPLDVEGRKIVKAVSGSWGRKVSLVTSREELEVLLKSAEGEVLLLQEAVGTGEDIRVFVIGDRAVAAMRRIPPSGDWRSNAARGGTTLPQPIDGELEKLAVKAAKAVGAYYAGVDILVGDRYYVNEVNGIPEFKALMRTTGIDVAKELVLAVHELAKR from the coding sequence ATGGTAGCACTAGCGTACGACGTGGTCAGAGAGGAGGAGAGGGCGTTGATAAAGGCAGCAGCGTCTCTGGGCGTGGGACTGAGGCTGGTGGAAATTGGCGACGTCCTCGTGCTAGACGCGTGGGAGCCAGATGTCTACCTAGTGCGCACCCTCAGCCACAACAAGGGGATAATCTTCGCGTCGGCTGTGGAGAGCCGCGGCGGCGTCGCTGTGAACTCCTCAGCCGCCTTAGCCACGTCGTGGAATAAAGCGCTTACGCTGACTAAGTTACTCGCCGCAGGGCTCCCAGTGCCCAAAAGCTTCGTCCTCTTCGGCAAGGCTCCCCTAGACGTGGAGGGGAGGAAGATTGTCAAAGCCGTGAGCGGGAGCTGGGGGCGGAAAGTGTCGCTGGTAACATCGCGGGAGGAGCTAGAGGTTCTCCTAAAGTCGGCAGAGGGCGAAGTGCTGTTGCTACAAGAGGCGGTGGGAACAGGCGAGGACATACGCGTGTTCGTAATAGGCGACAGGGCGGTGGCCGCCATGCGGAGAATTCCGCCAAGCGGAGACTGGAGAAGCAACGCAGCGCGCGGCGGCACTACACTGCCGCAACCCATAGACGGCGAGTTGGAAAAGCTCGCGGTAAAGGCCGCAAAGGCCGTGGGAGCCTACTACGCAGGAGTAGACATCCTAGTGGGCGACAGGTACTACGTCAACGAGGTAAACGGCATCCCAGAGTTCAAAGCCCTCATGAGAACCACCGGCATCGACGTAGCCAAGGAGCTCGTTCTAGCCGTCCACGAACTAGCCAAGAGGTGA
- the carB gene encoding carbamoyl-phosphate synthase (glutamine-hydrolyzing) large subunit translates to MPDIRKVLVIGSGAIKVAEAAEFDYSGSQALKAFKEEGIETVLVNPNIATIQTSKILADRVYFIPIQRPFLEGVLEKERPDAVACGFGGQTALSACVELDESGALAKYGVRVIGTPVRGIRRALSRDLFQRAMREAGIPTPPSKPARSPEEALAVAAEIGYPVVVRVSFNLGGAGAFVAKTEEALRARVYKAFAQSAIGEVLVEKYLEGWKEVEFEVVRDSYDNVAAVVCMENVDPMGVHTGDSIVVAPCLTLTDEEYQKARDISIGVARAIELVGEGNVQVAVNYAGPEQYAIETNPRMSRSSALASKASGYPLAYIAAKLALGYRLDEVLNQVTRRTVAAFEPALDYIVVKHPRWENDRFGVVEGLGPEMMSIGEAMGIGRTLEEAWQKAVRMIDIGEPGLVGGRMFDELTLEEAERCLAEYRPYWPICAAKAMYLGVPLERVYQYVKVDKFFLRAIQRVVEFYKRMERGEADLEEAKVLGFSDEQIAKALRIGVEEVRKMRRRPVVKKIDTLAGEWPAETNYLYLTYGGYYDDAAPKADFLVVGAGVFRIGVSVEFDWSTVNLAVELRNRGHRVAILNYNPETVSTDWDVVDKLYFDEITVERVLDVVEKEGGDVAVVLYAGGQIGQRLYVPLERAGVKIGGTRASSIDAAEDRYKFSKLLDKLGIRQPPWFTATSIDEALKLAEELGYPVLVRPSYVLGGTYMAAVYSPGELAEFLTKAAKVSGRYPVVVSKFMPWGIEAEVDAVSDGRRLVATPIEHVEPPGVHSGDSTMVLPPRRLGDSAIKKMIDVVHSLARELEVRGPMNVQFLVNDDVYVIEANLRVSRSMPFVSKATGVNYMSLVADVLTNGRLATDEEVVALRPTKWWVKSPQFSWSRLRGAYPRLGPVMYSTGEVAANGKTFEEALLKSWLSATPNKIPQKTALVYTYDERDAEKMRHAASLLSTRLEVYKPEELGEKVVELLKWRKIDIVMTSGYTPQRDYTIRRTAADTNTPLVLDATLAVELANAFLWYYNGGRLEVEPW, encoded by the coding sequence ATGCCGGACATTAGAAAGGTCTTGGTAATAGGCTCGGGGGCCATTAAGGTGGCCGAGGCGGCGGAGTTCGACTACTCTGGCTCACAGGCGCTTAAGGCGTTTAAGGAGGAGGGGATTGAGACAGTGCTAGTGAACCCCAACATAGCCACGATACAGACCTCCAAGATTTTGGCGGACAGGGTCTACTTCATCCCCATCCAAAGGCCGTTTTTAGAGGGGGTTTTAGAGAAGGAGAGGCCTGACGCAGTTGCCTGCGGCTTCGGGGGCCAGACCGCGCTGTCAGCATGTGTAGAGTTAGACGAATCAGGCGCCTTGGCCAAATACGGCGTGAGAGTGATCGGCACGCCTGTGAGGGGGATAAGGAGGGCCTTGTCGCGGGACTTGTTCCAAAGGGCGATGAGGGAGGCGGGGATCCCCACCCCTCCCAGCAAGCCGGCGCGGTCGCCCGAGGAGGCTCTCGCGGTGGCGGCTGAGATCGGGTACCCCGTGGTGGTGAGAGTGAGCTTCAACCTCGGCGGCGCGGGGGCCTTTGTGGCAAAGACCGAGGAGGCGCTTAGGGCCAGGGTGTACAAGGCCTTTGCCCAGTCGGCCATAGGCGAGGTGTTGGTGGAGAAGTACTTAGAGGGGTGGAAGGAGGTGGAGTTTGAAGTGGTGCGCGACTCATACGACAACGTCGCGGCGGTGGTCTGCATGGAGAACGTGGACCCCATGGGGGTGCACACGGGCGACTCCATCGTGGTGGCGCCCTGCCTCACTCTGACCGACGAGGAGTACCAGAAGGCCAGGGACATCTCCATTGGGGTGGCGAGGGCGATTGAGCTAGTGGGCGAGGGGAACGTACAAGTGGCCGTCAACTACGCTGGGCCAGAGCAGTACGCCATTGAGACTAACCCGCGTATGTCTCGCTCAAGCGCCTTGGCCTCCAAGGCCTCTGGCTACCCCCTGGCCTACATAGCGGCTAAGCTGGCCCTGGGCTACCGCCTAGACGAAGTGTTAAACCAAGTGACCAGGCGCACAGTGGCTGCCTTTGAGCCCGCGCTGGACTACATAGTGGTTAAGCACCCCAGGTGGGAGAACGACCGCTTCGGCGTCGTGGAGGGGCTTGGCCCCGAGATGATGTCCATCGGCGAGGCCATGGGAATTGGGAGAACTCTTGAGGAGGCTTGGCAAAAGGCCGTGAGAATGATCGACATTGGGGAGCCGGGGCTTGTGGGCGGGAGAATGTTCGACGAGCTTACGCTGGAGGAAGCGGAGAGGTGTCTCGCCGAGTATAGGCCATACTGGCCCATATGCGCCGCCAAGGCCATGTACCTCGGCGTCCCCCTGGAGCGGGTCTATCAATACGTCAAAGTGGACAAGTTCTTCCTAAGGGCCATTCAGCGCGTGGTGGAGTTCTACAAGAGGATGGAGAGAGGCGAGGCGGATCTTGAGGAGGCGAAGGTGCTGGGCTTCTCCGACGAGCAGATCGCGAAGGCCCTCCGCATAGGCGTGGAGGAGGTTAGGAAGATGCGGAGGAGGCCCGTGGTGAAGAAGATAGACACGCTGGCGGGGGAGTGGCCTGCCGAGACTAACTACCTATACCTCACCTACGGCGGCTACTACGACGACGCGGCTCCCAAGGCCGACTTCCTCGTGGTGGGCGCAGGGGTGTTTAGAATTGGGGTAAGCGTCGAGTTCGACTGGTCCACGGTGAACTTGGCAGTGGAGCTGAGGAACCGCGGGCATAGAGTGGCCATCTTGAACTACAACCCCGAGACTGTCTCCACGGACTGGGACGTGGTGGACAAGCTCTACTTCGACGAGATAACCGTGGAGAGGGTGTTGGACGTTGTGGAGAAGGAGGGGGGAGACGTCGCGGTGGTGTTGTACGCAGGCGGCCAAATAGGCCAGCGCCTATACGTGCCGCTTGAGAGAGCTGGCGTCAAAATAGGGGGGACACGGGCCAGCTCTATAGACGCCGCAGAGGATAGGTACAAGTTCTCCAAGCTCTTAGACAAGTTGGGCATTAGGCAACCGCCCTGGTTCACGGCCACGTCGATAGACGAGGCGTTGAAGCTCGCCGAGGAGCTCGGCTACCCCGTCCTCGTGCGGCCGAGCTACGTGCTGGGCGGGACCTACATGGCCGCGGTGTACAGCCCCGGGGAGCTTGCCGAGTTTTTAACCAAGGCCGCCAAGGTCAGCGGGCGTTACCCCGTGGTCGTGTCTAAGTTCATGCCCTGGGGCATAGAGGCAGAGGTGGACGCGGTGTCAGACGGGCGTAGGCTCGTTGCTACGCCCATAGAGCACGTGGAGCCCCCCGGCGTCCACTCCGGCGACTCCACCATGGTCCTCCCCCCGAGGAGGCTGGGCGACTCGGCGATCAAGAAGATGATCGACGTAGTGCACTCGCTGGCCAGAGAGCTGGAGGTCAGGGGGCCTATGAACGTACAATTCCTCGTAAACGACGACGTGTACGTCATAGAGGCAAACCTCAGGGTAAGCCGCTCCATGCCCTTTGTGAGCAAGGCCACGGGGGTCAACTACATGTCCCTAGTGGCCGACGTGTTGACCAACGGCAGATTGGCCACAGACGAGGAGGTGGTGGCGCTTAGGCCCACTAAGTGGTGGGTCAAGTCGCCGCAGTTCTCCTGGTCTAGGCTCAGGGGGGCCTACCCCCGCCTAGGCCCCGTCATGTACAGCACGGGGGAAGTGGCCGCAAATGGGAAGACGTTTGAAGAGGCGCTCCTCAAAAGCTGGCTCTCGGCAACGCCAAACAAAATACCGCAGAAGACGGCCCTAGTCTACACCTACGACGAGAGAGATGCGGAGAAAATGAGACACGCCGCCTCTCTGCTCTCCACGAGGCTGGAGGTGTACAAGCCGGAGGAGTTGGGCGAGAAGGTGGTAGAGCTCCTCAAGTGGAGGAAGATAGACATAGTGATGACGAGCGGCTATACGCCCCAGAGAGACTACACAATTAGAAGAACCGCCGCAGACACTAACACGCCGCTTGTCCTCGACGCCACGCTGGCGGTGGAGTTGGCCAATGCCTTCCTCTGGTACTACAACGGCGGGAGGCTGGAGGTAGAGCCATGGTAG